The Hyperthermus butylicus DSM 5456 genome includes a region encoding these proteins:
- a CDS encoding winged helix-turn-helix domain-containing protein, with amino-acid sequence MLETVAKGPINPTRLATLANMPYDRLKALLRELEDKGLIELNENNQHGKVTVTITSRGIQLLRELRRLRDVLRDFGLEL; translated from the coding sequence ATCCTAGAGACCGTTGCTAAGGGCCCCATAAACCCTACTAGGCTTGCAACACTAGCCAATATGCCGTATGACAGACTCAAAGCCCTCCTTAGAGAACTCGAGGATAAAGGGCTAATTGAGCTCAATGAAAACAACCAGCATGGTAAAGTGACAGTAACAATAACTTCTCGCGGTATACAGCTGCTAAGAGAGCTTAGGAGACTTAGAGACGTACTGAGAGACTTTGGCCTCGAACTGTAA